In Mixophyes fleayi isolate aMixFle1 chromosome 4, aMixFle1.hap1, whole genome shotgun sequence, the following proteins share a genomic window:
- the SLC25A18 gene encoding mitochondrial glutamate carrier 2, with amino-acid sequence MAEKISLPAKLINGGVAGLVGVTCVFPIDLAKTRLQNQQGQGVYRGMFDCLIKTIRSEGFFGMYRGAAVNLTLVTPEKAIKLAANDFFRNRLSQEGKELTLIREMLAGCGAGTCQVVVTSPMEMLKIQLQDAGRLATQKAVPGDRPAAIPQPSAAATQKPSALLIARDLLRTQGISGVYKGLGATLLRDVPFSVIYFPLFANVNKLGQKSAHEKAPFYHSFIAGCLAGSVAAVAVTPLDVLKTRIQTLKKGVGEDTYNGIIDCGRKIWRNEGPSAFMKGAACRALVIAPLFGIAQVVYFIGIGEYILGYWK; translated from the exons ATGGCTGAGAAAATCAG TTTGCCGGCTAAGCTGATCAACGGTGGTGTCGCCGGACTGGTTGGAGTCACCTGTGTATTTCCCATAGACCTCGCTAAGACCCGACTACAGAACCAGCAGGGACAGGGGGTCTACAGGGGGAT GTTTGACTGTCTGATAAAGACCATTCGGTCTGAAGGATTCTTTGGAATGTACAGAG GAGCCGCCGTAAATCTCACCCTCGTTACGCCGGAGAAAGCCATCAAACTGGCAGCCAATGATTTCTTCCGTAACCGGCTGTCCCAAGAAGG GAAGGAGCTGACTCTGATCAGAGAGATGCTGGCTGGATGCGGGGCGGGGACCTGCCAGGTCGTTGTAACCTCCCCCATGGAGATGCTTAAAATCCAGCTGCAGGACGCTGGACGCCTGG CGACACAGAAAGCTGTACCTGGGGATAGACCGGCCGCCATTCCTCAGCCGTCCGCCGCAGCCACCCAGAAACCGTCCGCCCTGCTAATAGCCAGAGACCTCCTTCGTACACAGGGCATCTCAGGGGTGTACAAGGGATTAGGGGCCACACTGCTCAG AGACGTCCCGTTCTCCGTCATCTATTTCCCTCTCTTTGCCAACGTCAACAAACTCGGGCAGAAGTCGGCCCACGAGAAGGCTCCGTTTTACCATTCCTTCATTGCCGGATGCCTCGCCGGCTCGGTGGCTGCGGTGGCCGTGACGCCGCTGGATG TCCTGAAGACGCGGATCCAGACCCTGAAGAAGGGAGTCGGTGAAGACACCTATAATGGAATCATCGATTGTGGCAG GAAGATTTGGAGAAACGAGGGTCCCTCTGCCTTTATGAAGGGGGCCGCATGCAGGGCTCTGGTCATCGCTCCGCTCTTTGGGATCGCCCAAGTTGTGTATTTTATCGGCATCGGTGAATATATCCTCGGATACTGGAAATAA